A portion of the Tachyglossus aculeatus isolate mTacAcu1 chromosome 24, mTacAcu1.pri, whole genome shotgun sequence genome contains these proteins:
- the LOC119945050 gene encoding olfactory receptor class A-like protein 1: MLFQITIRTLVNVLLLVFYICMVSISPKFSSLDLIFCHLILANTMILLTLGIPETLSAWGWRNFLSDVGCKFLMYSPRVGRGLPICTTCLLSIFQAVTISPGKPRLSRIKARLPRCVVFSSLLSWGLIPLVDLSMSMHMTGPRNSSSVKLVLDLKYCVKVSVSAKTILLITIVFSLCDLIFVGLMRAASGYLVFTVYRHHRRPPLWGAVHHAEYYAERAEDECNPEKGIT, translated from the exons ATGCTGTTTCAGATCACCATCAGGACCTTGGTGAATGTACTCCTCTTGGTGTTTTATATCTGCATGGTGTCCATCAGCCCCAAGTTCAGCTCCTTGGATCTGATTTTCTGCCACCTGATCTTGGCCAACACCATGATTCTTCTCACCCTCGGAATCCCGGAGACCCTGTCAGCCTGGGGATGGAGAAATTTCCTGAGTGACGTCGGATGTAAATTCCTCATGTATAGTCCTCGAGTGGGCCGGGGGCTGCCCATCTGCACCACCTGCCTTCTGAGTATCTTTCAGGCCGTCACCATCAGCCCTGGGAAACCCCGGTTGTCCCGGATCAAAGCCAGGTTACCCAGGTGTGtagtcttctcctccctcctgtcatGGGGCCTCATTCCGCTTGTAGATTTAAGTATGTCAATGCACATGACAGGCCCCAGGAACAGCAGCAGTGTTAAACTCGTGCTGGACCTCAAATATTGCGTAAAGGTCAGTGTCAGCGCGAAAACCATCTTGCTCATCACCATCGTGTTCTCCCTCTGCGACTTGATCTTCGTGGGGCTTATGAGAGCGGCCAGCGGCTACTTGGTGTTCACCGTGTACAGACACCACCGGCGTCCTCCTCTATGGGGGGCagtccatcatgctgagt ATTATGCAGAACGAGCAGAGGATGAGTGCAATCcggaaaaaggaatcacctga